One Actinomadura viridis genomic region harbors:
- the nadD gene encoding nicotinate-nucleotide adenylyltransferase, with the protein MTQKRRLGIMGGTFDPIHHGHLVAASEVAHVFSLDEVVFVPTGLSSHKEERRVAAAEDRYLMAVIATASNPRFSVSRIDIDRPGPTYTVDTLRDMRDLHGPDSEFFFITGADALAAMLTWHDTDELFELAHFIGCTRPGHRLADPGLPNGRVSLMEVPALSISSTECRDRVRAGEPIWYLVPDGIVQYINKRALYRDHAA; encoded by the coding sequence ATGACGCAAAAGCGGCGATTGGGGATCATGGGCGGCACGTTCGACCCGATCCATCACGGGCACCTGGTGGCCGCCAGCGAGGTCGCGCACGTCTTCTCGCTGGACGAGGTGGTCTTCGTGCCCACCGGCCTGTCGTCGCACAAGGAGGAGCGCAGGGTCGCCGCCGCCGAGGACCGCTACCTCATGGCGGTGATCGCCACCGCGTCCAACCCGCGCTTCTCGGTCAGCCGGATCGACATCGACCGCCCCGGCCCCACCTACACCGTCGACACCCTGCGCGACATGCGCGACCTGCACGGCCCCGACAGCGAGTTCTTCTTCATCACCGGCGCCGACGCCCTGGCCGCGATGCTGACCTGGCACGACACCGACGAACTCTTCGAGCTGGCGCACTTCATCGGCTGCACCAGGCCGGGTCACCGGCTGGCCGACCCCGGGCTGCCCAACGGCCGGGTCAGCCTGATGGAGGTCCCCGCCCTGTCGATCTCCTCCACCGAGTGCCGCGACCGCGTCCGGGCGGGCGAGCCGATCTGGTACCTGGTGCCCGACGGGATCGTCCAGTACATCAACAAGCGCGCCCTCTACCGCGACCACGCGGCCTGA
- the rsfS gene encoding ribosome silencing factor, whose product MTASDRAVQLVRLAAEAAGDKLADDILAYDVSEQLVITDAFVLCSAPSDRQVRAIVDEIEKRLREEADAKPTRREGEREGRWVLLDYSDIIVHIQHEEDRVFYALERLWKDCPLIELPESVNAHSVQRRRTVGSASE is encoded by the coding sequence GTGACCGCATCCGACAGGGCCGTACAGCTGGTCCGGCTCGCCGCCGAGGCGGCGGGCGACAAGCTGGCCGACGACATTCTTGCCTACGACGTGAGCGAGCAGCTCGTCATCACCGACGCCTTCGTGCTCTGCTCCGCGCCCAGCGACCGCCAGGTCCGCGCCATCGTCGACGAGATCGAGAAGCGCCTCCGCGAGGAGGCCGACGCCAAGCCCACCCGCCGCGAAGGCGAGCGGGAGGGACGCTGGGTGCTCTTGGACTACTCGGACATCATCGTGCACATCCAGCACGAGGAGGACCGGGTGTTCTACGCGCTCGAACGGCTGTGGAAGGACTGCCCGCTGATCGAGCTGCCGGAGTCGGTCAACGCCCACTCGGTCCAGCGCCGCCGGACCGTGGGGAGCGCCAGTGAGTGA
- a CDS encoding histidine phosphatase family protein: MSDRVPGKRRIVLWRHGQTAWNVEQRFQGKSDIPLDETGVRQAARAARLLAGLRPTALLASPLQRASDTARALSEIVGLTVRYDPDLMERDGGRWEGLTAAEIRERYPDEHAAWQPPGGETGAQVAKRVSAALDRALDDLPPTGLLVVASHGAAIRLGMSAMLGLPEETWDRLGGLSNCCWSVLGERRNGGWRLVEHNAGTLPEPVLSDDRTENGT; encoded by the coding sequence GTGAGTGACCGCGTCCCCGGCAAGCGCCGGATCGTCCTGTGGCGCCACGGCCAGACCGCCTGGAACGTCGAACAGCGCTTCCAGGGCAAGAGCGACATCCCACTGGACGAGACCGGGGTCCGGCAGGCCGCGCGAGCGGCCCGCCTGCTCGCCGGCCTCCGCCCCACCGCCCTGCTCGCCTCACCGCTCCAGCGCGCCTCCGACACCGCCCGCGCCCTCTCCGAGATCGTCGGCCTCACCGTCCGCTACGACCCCGACCTGATGGAACGGGACGGCGGCCGGTGGGAGGGCCTCACCGCCGCGGAGATCCGCGAACGCTACCCCGACGAGCACGCCGCCTGGCAGCCGCCCGGCGGCGAGACCGGCGCCCAGGTCGCCAAACGCGTCAGCGCCGCCCTGGACCGCGCCCTCGACGACCTGCCCCCCACCGGCCTCCTCGTCGTCGCCTCGCACGGCGCCGCCATCCGGCTCGGCATGTCCGCCATGCTCGGCCTCCCCGAGGAGACCTGGGACCGCCTCGGCGGCCTGTCCAACTGCTGCTGGTCCGTCCTCGGCGAGCGGCGCAACGGCGGCTGGCGCCTCGTCGAGCACAACGCCGGCACCCTGCCCGAACCGGTGCTCAGCGACGACCGAACCGAGAACGGCACCTGA